The genomic DNA CAAGACCTTCGGCTATAAATAAGAGGCTTCAGGTACAAGTTATTCATTCACTTTCACTGACTTTAGTCTTTACTATTACTTCATCTTCTTCAGAtcactgtacttattctcacgccagagggtggtcacggagagaacccccattctccccgtggcgaggctaacggcgTTGCTGTGTTGTAGTGATTTAGGTGAAGTATTATCCGGCAGTCATCGATGAGGAGATTAACCATTTTATGCAGAAACCATGCCCTCAAATCTAGATTGATTGCGGTCATTTAGATCTGGTGTTTCTTCACTATCTCACCCCCTGCTTGGATAACTTATATTCCCAGATAGTATGCTAGCAATCCTAGATCGCCCATTTCAAACTTGTTTTCCATTTGAGACTTGAAAACATCTATCTCCTTCCTTGATGTTCCAGTGACTATCAAATCATCAACATAGACTCCGACTATTAGTGTAGAAGTCTTACTCGTCCTTGTATAGATTGCTTGCTCTAAAGAGCACTTGTTGAAGTTAAGTGACTTGAGGGTTTGatcttgtaggatcggtttcgacctgaattagtcgttcggaagagctctcgtacgtttcagaggcggaaactaagaaacgcacttgAAAACAactagaaaatcactttaatcctcttttatattcaattgacaatgtttacagctagaggaaataccggcagcacttcggtatcaataGACCTCTTCGTTACAAATATGACAGTTTGAATCCTATTTATAGTGGAACCTAACCGTTTGAAACTAAACAAGACAATTTCAAACGGTGACCTTCAAACGGTCTTGTTCAAACGGTCACCTCACAAACATAAAACATTCAAACGGTTAACAGTAAACTAGTTCTAATTGCATCCTATTTGACCATTCAAATGGTTGACTTCAAATCATTGGACCATCAAAAGCAAGACTCTAATTGGACCATTCTTCATTTGTCTTATGTGAGAATGATGCACTATGTGATGTCACCATTATGATGTCATCTTTGATTATGATGACATCATACTCGATCAAAtccgcaacgaacccgagactcgacattagacgaagacgacagatgactgcaccaacagacacccctcagatgttgacgagtcttaagtgtcgagtcttaacaatcttcagtctttatctgtCTCTGGACTTCACTCTCAGTCTTTTcttgcaggtcttcagactcccccttgcgaaatgctggcatttcttcagatcatcagcatcatcagcattAGGATCATTGTCTGTCTTTCCATCTTACAGCTtttcatcttatcctgcaaaaactctacctcaaagtaaatttctctcacatatATATCTCAAACATAAACACTCGCACTAAAtcagactctccttcaaaacaaacacagatattgatgaaccacttgaaagggtAGATTATGAAAACTTTTAATTCCAAACATatactccccctcaaatattgctcatcatgtttagcacttggaattttgaaaattagctcttcaataccagttgtcgaaaatctttttgaatatttcaaaggtttatgctaaaacacacacaaaatctttttggattttctgaaagaaatatgaaatgcagtaaagaaatatttacaaacaatatttttgtgagttcgtgtaagaggatcatatcagcttatgagacaaaccaccaacatcgttaagcttcatttcattttaagttttaaacaattcacctagattgtcagtatgtttgtccacttaaattttcacacaaagttcaattgatccgagatacgatattaatgttttaagaacttaaacttatccgtgtgtcccactacttgaatatactcccgtatcctgatcccaatattcagtcttacaggtgagtataccacagctgatatctgtatagggttaggtgcgaaaccgtgagagctcaggtcagaacttccgttcagcagagagatgacggctcgacttttggtgggtcccctttagaggatcttttttacaacagcaatgactatcaattttattgtttcatcaatttgctgagggcggcgctttatcaagcatttgcagaaagtattatccggggactaggtcagtacttccatacagcagaagtcccgggataataccccagatatcactgagcataaagacctagtatctcagaataagggatctttcaaacaagatttcaggggttacctatatatccaagcagttttgttaacccacagaataagcaagtttgaaatttaggtttatatctcgtcacaatctactaaatgtgtaaaaatctactgacacatccgcagtaagattgtttatcacttttaaactttccaattctttagcatgttgtgatagtccactgatgtactatcatttcctcttttatacaacaaaactcatttttgattttatcatgtttttggctttttcaaattttctaatgtttttggattttctaaaattcttactccccctaaaatgcaaacacattaaagaaaatttaaaacaaactgcacagaaatatgacaaccaatatcaaatcgcatcaattcgccattcactaggcataaacaatctgaactccccctatcacaaaccattttctcattatgatttcaaaacacttaagtttgttttaatcaaaatgatttttccagaaaatgagtttgtttttaccacttgcaagtttaccacttgtttaaggacggggatatggttcatcatcttgtcaatTTTATCaaatatagtaaatcaagtacaactaaatgtccttgattcactgtttgcaatcaagcaacctgtaaaccacttgtaagaataaccaATTGTAGGTATGTCacctctacacaaaccattttaccaatcagaatgccgattcctgcttctcacttaccaacctggaagctccggcgtagtcatttaacctgtaaaattttaacaatttcaagaatttttcatacaaactcataatacatgaatgatgccgattcctgatccacgattacaaacttgggatcttcggcaagtcaggtttttcaatcgaagaaaatgtccacccaagcctgaccagccttgggtgatttcaattcggatttagttggggtgtaagttgctttctttgtagcgtaaaagttttttacccctttcaccttcccatcaaccattttaccaaaaattttctttacattcccattaaaagccttctcaacatcaaaattatccttatcagaataaaactgatttgagatttcaatctttccaacttttcttttaaaattctcagtcctcaatggtggaaagttctcgtcatccattgaaggaactgagttttcatcactctcatcaaactgtggctcctctgattttgtggaatcagaatcatcgccagattttacctcagatttcttaacaacccatttttggttgtcaagttttacacttcgcctgtaaaatctcttcgaacactcaccaacttcaaatgttgaatttttaaaactttaaatttttcagttggtggttcggtttcatcaacaacaacttgtttcagttttccagaaactccctgttttgtgtttgtcgctttcggacagttccatgcaatgtgaccagcttcattgcatcagaaacaggttctggtttctttcttcacataagctccattctttctcttctcagcaagaaattcttggttagattgtttccagaatgtgctttttgcttcctcttccgagcttgtacctgaaacaaattttgtatttgttttagaaaatttttcatttttatagttttctggtggagtaaaaccaagtcctttctttttgtagctatgaTTTTGggttggtttcttttgaaaaccagaaccagaattgtaaccttttttcttgtttagtcgttgttgaactcttgaggtgtaaagtTTAGGTTcaccattaagatttaaatcttttatttcataaatattaatttatgttagtttgaaaacctttttagttatttctggtttaacacctcttattggaaactctttatcaaaatataatttgtcagaaccattcaaagtatacacaacttcaaatgtttcatcattcaaattaaattttgatagcaaaaatcctttactataaacccgttttcccgatgattttgaactcttttcggacgaactcgaactcccgactaactgacacgaactttcggactcagactttgactctgactcctcatccttatccaacacctgatcgaccactcgttttatcagttcggactcatgatctgtgtcggacgctgtgaacgtgacgtcaatattgtccggtaaaacatcggttatctcggactcTAGCTTAATATTGActgcctgttttagttcttcctcattaggttttctaggcgagtacccttcccaaatcggaggcggacacttattataacagacaccctgtttcttaccagtatccttcttcttctttgattttgtttcttcatctttaaacgcctcgaaaccttcaactgttggataaattctatccattacgtagtcacaacctttgtaactttgcagcaatcttctgattctttcattttcaactgcttcactatccaactctttcttcaactttgcacattcttctatgtacatgttgatctctttctgctttgtcatcattgttACATTTAGCATCTTCAAAGCTttttctctttctgagttagtcttctccagaccattcacatgcctattcaatacatcatactactttttcaagttctttacatcaaataacaattgttctttcaacttttctaactcactaaacctctcgtctttctctatacattgtttacaagactctaaacatgtaagacagggttttgtgacttcaacgatcttctcgaTCTCTatgattttttcaacttcaacaactttcttagcttcagtcaccttttctgctTCAATAATCTTCTCATTAACACTACTATTATCAGTTGGTGATTGGTCAAACTCTACTGATttgtcagaactatcatctgaagaaccagagTTAGATGATGTTTGATCAAAAACGAATGCTCTTTCGGAACTttcatctgaagaaccagaatcagttGATGTTTGATCAACAACAATTGATTCTTCTGAACTTTCATCGGATGAAACGGATTTTTCTTCTTTATTCTTCTTATTCACATTATTGTTCTCCATTTGTTCTTCAAGCTTCTTAATGAATTGACAAATTGACAATCTAGAGTATTCTCCATTTCTTTTTAACTCcaacagatatgtaccccattcttgttGAGGTATGGAATTGGCTAATTTCTTAACCCATTCATTTGGTTTTTTCTGAATACCCTTCTCAGACATTAAGCGAACAAGATGAATATACCTCTCAATGATACTCTTTGTACTTTCTCCTGGATAACctgaaaacaaatcaaattctttctttaatacatttattctATTAACTGTTTCACTAGTCATATTAAAGAATTTTAAGTCCATGATTCGGAAACACGTTTATCGAGACAGTCACTTAAAATGAAATATCAAATTCAAACTAGATCCCCTTTCGAATGAAATGATTCACCTCGTGAAACAcctaaaacaaacaaacaaaacacaatcagtttaaaacacttatcaaagcaactgaatcaaactgatactctATGCGAACTGAATCACTCGAACTGATGACTATTCCGTACGGACTGAAGATTGACACACTGTGAAACACGTGAACTACTATGACCCGGATTAAACTCAAACGATCAGATTCACTGTGAACAAACTGAAGGACTTTTAACAATTTTGAACTCCAAATCGTACGAACTGGAACAAATTTCCAAGCGAAATGATTTCTATCAAACGAATCGAATCTTTTCAAACGAACTGGAACAAGTTTGAATACAAATAGACTGAAACACTTCTTGTGAACTGATATGCTTTGAACTTGGGCCGTAACTGGGCTTGAACCAACACAACCAAATCCTTTACCTAAGTGCCgacaaattttttttaatgaaacaCACTTGAAACTTTGATTGGACCGCAACCACTGACTTTACTCTAAAAGCTCACACATGCAGCCGACAGCTTAACTAATCACATGATCTTCATTATTATATCACCGAATCAACAATTAATAACTATTGACTTTGATTGAACCTTATATTCACTTGCTGGGTCTGACAACAATTTTTAAATGCAACAAAATGATTGTAGACACATGGGCCGATTACATATGAGCTTAAACAAACTTTGAATTAACAAATCACTTTAATTGAAGTCACATGGGTCGGCAACAGTTAACACTTCACAAATGATAAAACAAATCTTAATGGGCCGAGATTATTACCCAATCACATTACTTAACACTTGTATCAATATTCGATAtaagggttgagatcctgtacaaacagtgctaattataagaaccgtaagaacagatctgaaccattgttaatttaaatcaagggttgatattgattataaataaaactcttataattaaaaactactactaacaaattaggggtaattttgtaaaattgctagtcatttgaccattttctattaaatacaaattccaccaaggttttttaaactaaaataacttttatatacttcattatttttttaaaaaatatataccataaaatcaagtatttttttatctttaatatgagtaccatattgctatacttttttgtatttataaaagtgttttttaaaaaaagttaacaaaaggtgttttatatgtgtgctaataaggtgctgattatgtgttaattacaaaataatacaaacaaacaccaaaagtagatataatcagcacatctggtgtgctgataatggagaacgattgaagatgttgtgctaatgtcgtttatgttgataatggagaacgattcgaggacgatgtgctaataatgaagaacgattaataatgttgtgctaattatatagtgttgtgctgattatattttttgtaattatttttaattagttataaataaatatggtcaaaaagtctaaattacccctaaactaattttttattgatggacacttgtcaattatgtattggttcttatggttcttacaaacttaagtgtttgtatttgatcccattcctatAATTGAACCTTATTCTTTAAATGTGGCCGACAAATAGTCTGACAACAACTGTTGATTTCAATTGAACTCTATTGGACCTCAAAATCCATTAAAACAACACTTTAAAGTATGTATGAATTGATCAGACTTCAATATTATCGAAACTCATAAAGTCACATGTGATCACAAATGATTCTTATCACCTCATGCAAACTGACACAAACATGTGGTTTCCTTTTCCTAACTACTGACAACTTCGTTTTATGTATCACACGTCACGAAGAAATTCACATGACCCGATGCATCTTTCAAACGGTGTTCATGTTACAAACGGTCACGTCAGCTTTAAACGATTAACTCAAAATTTTCAAACGGTCATGTGCAATTTTCAAACGGTCATGTCATGTTTCAAACGATGCTTCAAACGGAATGCAGGTTTTCAAACAGTAGTCATGATTTTCAAACGGAAGATAACTATTTCAAACGATAGAACTAAAATTTCAAACGGAACCCCAACCTTCGTTCAAACGGACACAACTTTTTAGGCTATTTTTATCACTTTTACGTCGAGTTTAGATCTGAaattctcaaggctttgttaaactaCTATTACGCATACATTGTGAAAATtatagccgattttaaccgtgaaaagtaCCAACtttatgaaagaaggtgtagaaaaacagattttcaagctgaatatggcaagaactcctcgtcctgagctctgataccacttgtaggatcggtttcgacctgaatgagtcgttcggaagagctctcgtacgtttcagaggcggaaactaagaaacgcacttgAAAACAactagaaaatcactttaatcctcttttatattcaattgacaatgtttacagctagaggaaataccggcagcacttcggtatcaataGACCTCTTCGTTACAAATTATGATAGTTTGAATCCTATTTATAGTGGAACCTAACCGTTTGAAACTAAACAAGACAACTTCAAACGGTGACCTTCAAACGGTCTTGTTCAAACGGTCACCTCACAAACATAAAACATTCAAACGGTCAACAGTAAACTAATTCTAATTGCATCCTATTTGACCATTCAAATTCAAATGGTTGACTTCAAATCATTGGACCATCAAAAGCAAGACTATAATTGGACCATTCTTCATTTGTCTTATGTGAGAATGATGCACTATGTGATGTCACCATTATGATGTCATCTTTGATTATGATGACATCATACTCGATCAAAtctgcaacgaacccgagactcgacattagacgaagacgacagatgactgcaccaacagatcTAACTTCGTGTTCCAAGCACACGGTGCTTGTCTCAATCCATATAGAGCTTTAGATAGTTTGTAGACCTTCCCTTCATCTCCTGGCTTTACAAATccttctggttgtgagacataaaCCTCCTCCTTGAGATCTCCGTGTAAGAAGGCAGACTTCACGTCTAAGTAATGTACCTCCCAACCTTAATATGCTGCCAAAGCCAACATTAGTCGAACTGTCTCCATGCGTGCTACTGGTGCAAAGACTTCGTCAAAGTCTATTCTGTGTTGCTGAACATATCCTTTTTCTACCAGCCTTGCTTTGTGTCTGAACACGTTTCCGTTTGCATCTTTCTTAGTCTTGAATACCCACTTTAAACCTATTGCCTTGTGATCTCTTGGCAACTCTGTCAATTTCCAAGTGGTGTTCTTGTTTATCGAATCTAACTCAACCTTCATTGCTTCAATCCACTTTCTGTCATTAGATGCCTCCTTGTAATTCTTTGGTTCTTCTTCAGCAAGTAGTAATTCTTGTGGATCTACTTGAATTTCCTCTGTCTTTTCATATAGTTCTTCGAGACTTCTCATTTTCACTGGAGTGTCACTAATACCCCCGTTATACTTTTAGATGTA from Helianthus annuus cultivar XRQ/B chromosome 7, HanXRQr2.0-SUNRISE, whole genome shotgun sequence includes the following:
- the LOC110867264 gene encoding uncharacterized mitochondrial protein AtMg00820-like, which encodes MRSLEELYEKTEEIQVDPQELLLAEEEPKNYKEASNDRKWIEAMKVELDSINKNTTWKLTELPRDHKAIGLKWVFKTKKDANGNVFRHKARLVEKGYVQQHRIDFDEVFAPVARMETVRLMLALAAY